The genomic DNA CCCAGTTCAAGCAAGGCCACTCCAATGACCGATACAATTGTTACGATCACAATATTCGTTTGGAGAACCTTCATCATTTTGGACACTAAGTAAGCCGTCAGCGGAAAAAAGAACAAATAGAAGCCCAAGATTTCCGTATAAAACACATCATATAAAAGCCCGAAAACAAATCCATAAATGATCCCGTATTTTTTACTTCCATAAATCGTTAAGAAAAAAATGGCAATGATTAAAAAACGGGGAACTAAAATACGGTCACTGTTAAAAATTTCTGCAGGCAACAGTTGGACAAAAACACTTTCAATAACAAAAAATGCTGCCAGCATCACAGGAAGAAGGAATCGGTTCACAGGTCCTCCTCCTCTTGATTATCAACAATATTACTTACATCGGGCTGCTTCATCTTTCTTTTCACAACCATCACATGATTAATATCATAAAGATTAGCTGATGGTTTCACATAAGCTGTTTGTGTCAAGCCGTATTGATCGGGAACGACATCGACTACTTTTCCGATTGGCAGCAATCTAGGAAAAACGCCGCCCAAACCGGAAGTAATTACATTTTGGCCTTTCTTAATTTTCGCATCATAAGGGATTCGTTTAAGCAATAATAATTTTTTCTTTTCGTCATACCCTTCAATAAAGCCGTAAAAATCTTTTTCACCCTGAACAACCGCTGAAACGCGATTATTAGGGTCCATTGCACTTAGAAGCTGTACAGTCGATGTGAACTTGCTCACACTTTTTACTTTTCCGATCAGCCCTTTGGATGTAATAACAGCCATATTGGCTTTAATACCATCTGTTTCACCTTTATCAATAATCAATAAGTCATACCAGCGATCAGGGTTCCTTGCGATAACAGTAGCCTGAGCAGGGTCATAGTCCCGCAAAGAATCTTTTTTTCCAAGTATATCTTTTAACTCTTCATTTTCTTTCGTTAACTCATGTACTTCTGCTTCCAGTCGGGCCAAATCATCAAGTCGTGCTTTTAACTGTTTATTTTCGTTGTATGTATTTTGCAAATCATGCAAATTTTCAATAAAACCGGCAATAGATTGTGCTGGCCTCGATACAAGGGATTGAACCCAGCCGGTTGTATCTTTAATTAGCTGTTCCGGCCAGGTGAGTTGTTTTCGATCCCTTAAAGAAAACCCAATCAATGCCACGAGAATAATGATGCTGACAAGTAACACAATCAGTCTTTTATTCAGGAAGAACTGTGGCATGATTTACACCTCTGTTTATTCGCATTAGCGAGAATCCTTCACTTTGTTTTTAAATAAATCAATATGGTCAAGAGCTTTACCAGTTCCAATTGCCACACAATCGAGCGGATTTTCTGCAATCAAGACAGGCATTTTTGTTTCCTCGCTGATAACCTTGTCCAAATTGCTTAGCAAAGCCCCGCCGCCTGTCAGTACAATGCCTCGGTCCATGATATCGGCTGCTAATTCCGGCGGGGTTTTTTCAAGTGTAACTTTTACAGCATCAACAATCGCATAAACTGTATCGTGCAAAGCATTTGCAATTTCTTCAGCAGTAATTTCAATCGTTTTTGGCAGCCCTGTCAACAAGTCCCGGCCGCGGATTTCCATGTTTTCAATTCCAACCGGATCTCCGGCAGAACCGATTTCTACTTTAATTGTTTCTGCAGTACGCTCCCCAATCATCAAGTTGTAATTTTTACGGATATAGTTCATGATCGCTTCATCCATTTCATCACCGGCAACGCGGATAGATTGGCTTGTAACAATTCCTCCTAAAGAGATGATCGCCACTTCTGTCGTTCCGCCGCCGATATCAACAACCATGCTTCCTGTAGGTTCCCAGACTGGAAGATTAGCGCCAATTGCCGCCGCAAATGGTTCTTCAATTGTAAAAGCATCACGTGCCCCGGCCTGGCGAGTTGCATCAATAACTGCACGTTCTTCAACAGCAGTAATACCGGATGGAACACAAATCATGATATATGGCTTTCCCGCAAAAAAGCCCTTGTTTTTTAATGCTTGTTTAATGTAATATTTCATCATTGTCGCAGTTGTCTCAAAGTCAGCTATTACGCCGTCTTTCATCGGCCGGAGAGCCACAACATTGCCCGGGGTCCTGCCTATCATGTTTTTCGCATCATTTCCGACCGCAACAATTTGCTTTGTGTCCGTTTGTATTGCAACAACGGAAGGTTCTCTGACAACAATTCCTTTCCCTTTTATATATACAAGGGTATTGGCTGTACCTAAATCAATTCCAAGATCTCTTGTCCCAATTCCAAACATAATTGTATCTCCCTTTCTGATACTTTTGCAAAATAAAATAAGGCGATTTATAAAGAATTATTTTCTTGATTGTTGGTTATAATGGTTAATTTACTGCTGGCAGCCATCAAAAATCATAAACAATATTATATCTCAACGTCAATTAAAATCATAGTGTCATAAATAACCTTTTTCCTTTAAACTTACGTATTTATTTTCTCCGATCACTAAATGATCGAGCAGGTCTATTCCAATAATTTTTCCACACTCGCCAAGCCGTTTTGTGACCTCAATATCCTCTCTGCTTGGAGTTGGATCGCCCGAAGGATGATTGTGGGCGCAAATGATTGATACTGCAGACCTGCGGAATGCCTCTTTAAATACTTCCCGCGGATGGACGATCGATGCATTCAAACTCCCAATAAAAATAGTTTGTTTATGAAGCACCTGATTTTTAGTGTTTAAATACAAACAAACGAAGTGCTCCTGTGACAGAAACCTCATATCATTCATTAAGTATCTTGCCCCGTCTTCCGGAGAACGGATGACATAACGTTCATCATAACAAAGATTGGAAATTCTTCGGCCAATTTCAACAGCAGCTAGAACTTGAATCGCTTTCGCTTTTCCAATTCCCTTAATTTCCGTTATCTCTTCTAGCGTCGCATCTTTAAGGAGCCTTAACCCCTCAAAATGAGTTAACAGGCGGTTTGCTAACTGCAATACCGACTCATGCTTCGTACCAGTCCTCAATAAAATCGCCAATAATTCATGATTAGATAAACTTTCCGGTCCGCTCTGGATAAAGCGCTCCCGGGGCCGTTCATCTTCAGGAAAATCTCGAATCATTAAAGACTGTGTTTCCATGTTCATTCCTCCCTTCATGTGTCAAAGGGAGCTTCCGAGGATTTGATTTTTGCTGTGAAAGTTTCTAATAAGGCAGCGAATATCCTGCCTTTCGAAGTTCCCGAACCGTTCTTGACACCGGCAGGCCGACTACAGTGAAATAATCTCCTCTGATTTGTTTAACGAGCATGCTTCCAAACCCCTGAATTCCATAGGCTCCTGCCTTATCAAACGGTTCCCCGGAACTGATGTAAGCTTTGATTTCCTCATCGGTCAACTCCCAAAATGTCACATCTGTTTTTTCAAAAAATGTTACGTTTTTTTCAGGAGCGACAATTGCTACTCCTGTAAACACAGAATGAGTTCTGCCGGACAACAACTTCAGCATTCCGTAAGCTTCTTCCTTCGTTTGCGGTTTACCGAGGACCTGTCCTTTGGCAACAACAATGGTATCGGATCCAATTACAAATGAAGAAGGATTTTTCTCAGCAACAAAGCTTGCTTTTCGAAACGCCAATTCCATTACAATCTCTTCCGGTTTCATACCTGGATCATAGCTTTCATCCACTTCGCTGCTGGAGATTTCAAAGGTTAAGTGAAGATTTTCAAGAAGTTCTTTTCGCCGTGGAGATGATGAGGCTAAAATGAGGTGCTGCATAAAAATCACCTTACCTTTACAATTGAATCAATTGGGGAGATACAAGAATATCGTACCAAACTTTTCCTTATCAAACAATTTATAACCTTTATGATATAAAAGATTTTTTCATAAAAAACAAACATGAGTTATATACTCTTAACCCTATCATGGATAATAAGGCGGTGTGAGCGAAGCCAAGCTCTAACTATTTACATTGATAAAAAAGGTTGTTGCTCAAACTGATTTACACTTCATTTTTTGATAGCACAGCTCCGCCCCTTTTCCACAAAAACAAAAGAGCCTGTCGAATGATATTCACACAGACTCTGATAATTTGTCTTATTTCCCAGAAAATATGCATTAAAATATCTTGCTTTTGAGGAATGCTGGCCAAAAATGTTGATAGAATTTTATTATAGGCTTTGATAGACAGCGAGAAAGGAAAGGAGATCATTTTGCAGTTCGTTTACTGCTTCTCGTTCAGGGGATTTTTGAATCATTTTTGCTTTCTCAACTGCCTTTACAAGATTGCTTTGGACTATTTTAACTTTTTCATTTTTGAGCGCGGTGCCTTCTATTTGTAAAAGCATATCTCCTTGCTTAGAACAGCTTTCAGCTGTTGCTTGAGAGATTGAATTGGTCAGTGAGGCTTCTGTTGCGGCTGCCGAAAGTGTTTCATAGATAGCAGGAGCTGACTCAAGAAGCTTTCTCTCTGCTTCTTGCAGGCCTCTCAATTCATTGCCGCCAATATTAATCTGCTTTGCAAAAACTTCTAACCCGCTCTTTTTTAACATGCTGCCAATTTCCTTTGCATTTTCCATACTGTCAGCCACACTTAAATAAAGGATAAATTGCCCGTTCATACTAACGATTTGGGCAGGAACCCCTTTTTGTTCAACCGCTGATTTCACTGACTCCGCTGCTTTACTCGTTGAAAAGACACCTCCCTGGACAATAAAAGAAGAAATCGGCGGCACGCTTGTCGAAACAGTTCCGCTTGCAGGCTTTACATTATCGGCTGCCGGACTAGGCTCTTTCAATTTTACTGCTGTATTTTCGGTAATAACGGGCTTTAATAACATAAGACCAAAGCTAACACCTAATAGGATTGCAAGAAAAACAGAAAAAAAGATAGAGGTGAAAATACCTCGAGATTCTTTGTTTTTTCGATTTGTGATTCCGCTCCAACCTTTGCTCTGATTCTTTTTTGCCTGATCTGTGATTTTTATCACGTTTGGTTCATCAGACAATTCAGGAAGGATCCAATCAAAACTCTCTTCCAAAGGCTCCTCAGCAGCTGCCGTTTCATTTCTCACTGCGTATTTATCCTTGTCCAAACGAATGTTATTTCCAGTCTTTCTATTTGTTTCAGCGTCCTCTGAATGACCCTCTTTAAACGGCCGGTCTTTCCCGTTTATTTTGATCGTAATCGTCTGCCCCTTTTCTCGTTTGTCCACTTTCCATCCTCCCATCATCATTCATCCGTTCTATTTTGTTACATCCTATCATATAGGCAAAAAAAAATAACAAGACTTTTGTCGTCTTGTTATCGAATGATTTCGTCAAATTTTTTGCTAGTTTGATGAAATCAAATCTGCGGACAGCTCCTCAATCGGTATTGCTTTATCCGGACCGTTTTTGGAGCATAGATTTCTTTTTTCTCCTTTCAGACAAACAGCAGCAACCCGAGTTCCGATGATTTCTACATACGACTCTTCCGATGGCTGCAAAAAGTTACCGCTATCAGGATCAATAATACTGTCAATAAATTGTCGGTCAGCTAACTCTTTATATGAAATTCTTTCTTTTGGATTGTGACCTTCAGCAATTTCCTGCCTGATATAGTAAGTTGCCGCTTCCTTCATGGCAAGGGCATTCGCCACAAACGCTCTGTCTCTCGTATTTTGAATTACCTTCGTTATAACCATACCAGCGATAGCGGAAATGATCCCGAGGATCACAATAATTGCTAAAAGTTCAATTAGGGTCATCCCCTTGTCATTAAGAATGCTTCCGCAATTCTTACGGTTGACCATCTTTGTTATTTTTTTCATCTTTATCCACATCCGAAAATCCGCTGAATGGATTTTTCTTGTTGGATATTCTCGGTGTATCCAATGGCGGCAATTCTTTTTGCAAATCTTCAAGTTTTGGATAATAATAGGCTGCAATTGTTAGTTCAAATTCAATCGGTTTTTGATCTTGGCCTACCTTATAGATCTCTTTTGGTGCAGTGAAACTTAAGCCCTCTACTTTGACAATTCGCTGCAAAGATTGAAGAGAATCAATAAACTTTTCCATTTCGAAATACGTATCGGCTTCAGCCATAATGGTAATCGTTGTTTTCTTTATGCCATTTGGCAATGCTGCATCTTTGCTTGAAGAGGATGCTTCATTATTCTCATCTTTATTCAGGTCATTATTGTTTGCATCGGCATGATTCTCTGTCGCCTCGCGAGAATTATTCCCAGTGCTTTTGATCGTTTCATCAGCTTCTGTCCCGTCTAATTTAATTTCGCTAATATATGTATCAGAAACGATTTCCGCTTTATCAATATCAAGCAGCAATTGGTCTAAAAGCCGTTTAACCGGCACTTGCTTTTGAAGCTCCATCGTGCTTAACACTGTATTCTCTTTGACTTGGTTTAACCGGCTTTCAATGATTGCTGTTTGCTGATTCAACATTTTTAGGTCTGCTTTATCTCTATCAATCTTTTGTATTATTGGCGCCAAATACAGATAATAACTTCCAGTAAAAATAGAGATGAATAGAAAAAATGCAAGGATTATTAGCAATATTTGCATTTTAGAGAGGTGAAGATTCATGGGGTGTCTCCCCCTTCCTCTTCGACATGATTTCGATTCGCTGATTTTTCCTTTTCTAATTTATATGCTTTTTTCAGTTCAGCGGCATTTAACCTCAGTTCATATTTGGCATAATAACGCGGGAAATATTCTTTTTTTGCTAATTCTTTTATTTGATCGTCTGAAAAATTCGTATTGTTATTAATAATTTCCCAGTCCCCTGCTTTTTCATCTGTAATGACCGCCTCATCGATCCATTTATAATTCAACAAAGCGTTCAAATAATAAGCTGCATCGCTTTTCGTATCAAATTGGACGACTTGGGTGATTTTGTTTCCCTCTTCCAATTTAAATTCGGTAATAAAACCTCTTTCCGGAAGTACTTTCGTTAGCTTTTGCATAACATAAACAATATTATACGGCTGCTCTTTAGCCCATTTAATGGCATTTTCGAGTTCCTGCACTGAGTTAGAGGACTGGAATTCAGCGAGTTTTGTTCTTTCAGCTTCCAAAATTTCATTCGATAATTGAATTTTGTTTTCTACATTTTCTAGTTCCTGTTTTTTTACGTTCATTTGCCAGAAAAAAAGGGAGGCACCGATAAGGACCAATCCTATGAATGTGCCTAAGACAATAAAAAAAGACAGGTTTCTCGGTTCTTTTTTGGGAAGGAGGTTGATCTCAACTAGCATGCTTACACCTCTTTTAGTCCTAAACCGATGTTTAAGTGAAATGGAGAAACTGCTCTGTTTTCCGGTCCGGCCTCAATTTTCTGGCTCTCGATTGTTACAGTCGGGATCTCAAAGCGCACTTTGATTTCTTTATAAATTTCCTCAATCCATGGATGGTCCCCATCAACCAGTATTTTTGTAATTTGCCGATTTCCTTGGTTAAGAGTATAGCGGTAAAAATTCATGACTTTTTCTGCTTCTTTATAAATGTCTTCGAGAGGAATCAACACTTCCGAGCGGTCGCCGTTATAACTGTACTCATCAGAAGAGAAATAATCCCATTTTGATAGATCAATATCCAATTGCAAATTCCTCATAAAAACCGGAAGATGTGCCTGAAATATGCTTATATTGACGGCATGCAAATCGATTTGCATCATCATTAAATTTTCATTTTTGCTCTGGTTTTCTTGATTAAAATACAATCTGTATAAGGCTAAACAAGAGATATCCGCTGCAACAGGTTTTAATTTTATATTTTCAAACAAAACGGCATAGTCGGTTACAATGTTTTCCGGTACCGCAAACAAGAGAAGATCTCGTTTCTTTTGATCCGGACTGCCAATTGGATAAAAATCAAAGACAGGGTCTTCAAACGGCAAATGGATGCTCATTCCAAGCTCCATATATAAATACCCTTTTATTTCATCATCTTTAATATCAGCAGGGATTGAAATCTTTCGGATGACTACAAATTGATCCGGTACGAGAAAACGAATCGGCCTTTTCGCAATTTTCCAGTCTTCGACACATTCTTCGAGTATCGATTCCAACATCTCAAAATCTTGTATTTTGCCGCCTTTTATTATTCCCGGCGGCAAAAAACGTTCACCCCATCGGGAAACGACAGGCGGATGGGCTTGTTTTAGTTCGGTAAACCGAATGACATAATCTTTTATTATTAAATTAATTGTCCGTTTATTGCCGAACTGAAAAAGCATTCCCATGATGAAAACTCCCTAAATGAAAGAATTTAAATACCAGTAGATGATTGTCTCGCCATAAAAATAGGCACACAGAGTTCCAAGTCCAATAAATGGGCCAAAAGGGATTGGTTTTCTTTTTTCAAGCTTTCCGGTCAACCGCCCTGCGAGGCCAAAAACGGCGCCAAATAGTGTTGCAAAGAAGAAGGAAAGTAGAACGAGTTTTGTTCCAAGCGCAAAGCCGATAACAGCAAATAATTTAATGTCTCCGCCGCCCATGCCGCCGTTGCTGATAACTGCAATTAAAAGCAACAAGCAAAAGCCGCAAGCAGCACCCGCAATTGAATCCCACCACGGGGTGAGCGGCAGGAAAATCCGCTCTAATAAAAAAATCACTGCAAATACAAGCAGGACTTTATCTGGGATAATCATATATTTTACATCTGAAACAAAAACGATAACAAAAAGAGAAATAAGCGTCCAAGCGATAAAGAGCTCGGAAGTCCATCCGATGGCAAACGGAGCAAAGACAAATAAGACTCCTGTCATCAGTTCTACGAATGGATATAATGGAGAAATAGACGCCTTGCAGCGTCTGCATTTCCCCCCTTGTATAACATAGGAAACAACTGGTATGAGTTCAAACGGTCCTAACGTATAGCCGCAGCTCGGACAATGTGAGCGCGGTTTGACGATGGATTGCTTTAACGGCACCCGAAGGCCGACGACGTTGAAGAAGGAGCCTAACAATAAACTACTAATTAAGATATAAATATATAAAAAGCTCATTTTTCTCTTTATGATCCTGACCCGATAGTTCTATCACCTTTACCTTTATCTGCGTCAATATCCTTAATTGTTGCATTATTGAAGGTCAGAGTTACATTACCTACTTTTTTAGTTGCATTTAATTTAAAAGTTGTTGATGATCCATCTGAAGTAACTGTAACTGTATAATTACTATCTAAATTTGGATCATCTACATAATTTTTCAAATCAGAAGCTGTTAACGGTTGTGTCGGTATTCCATTAGCAGCAACATACGTTTTAGCCGCATTAAGGACTTGAATGGCGTCAGATTTAACTCCATCTTCTCTTGATTTTTGAATAATCCCACCAATACTCGGAATCGCAATTGCTGCGATAATCCCCAAAATAACGATTACCGCCAAAAGCTCAATTAACGTTAACCCCTTCTGATCTTTTAATCTTTTCCCTAGTTTTTGCAGCATAACTATCTCCCTTTCCATAGTATTTTTGAACTAAATCATTCTTTGACACTATTATACTAGAATTCTAAAGCATATAAAGGTGAATCTGTTAAAAATTTGTAAAAATATTAGCCAACATGTTGATATATCTCGAACATTGGGACCATGATCGATGTCACAATTGTTCCGACTATACTTGCAAGAAAGACGATCATTAATGGTTCAATCAGTGACTTTAATCGATCGGTGGTAGTTTCAACTTCCCGTTCATAAAAGTCAGCCACTTTTGCAAGCATTGCATCAAGTGATCCCGATTCTTCTCCGATCACGATCATTTGCGAAACTAATGGCGGAAAAGCCCAATGTTTTCGCATCGGTTCTGTCAGTGATTTTCCCTGTTCAAGAGATTCACGTGATTGGCGGAGCACTCTTGCGATTACTTCATTTTCGACAATGTTTTCAACAATTGTGATGGCTTGAAGAATCGGCACTGAGCTTGCAAAAAGCGAACTGAGCGTTCTTGTCATTCTTGCCAAGGCCGCTTTTTGAAGCATTTTCCCGTAAATCGGTATTCTAAGGAGAAAATAGTCTAAATAATACTTCGTGTTCTTATTCTTTCTGATCATTCCAATCCCGATAAAACAAGCAATAAAGAATAAAATGAACAACCACCAAAATTTTTGCATAAATTCACTGGAATTCAACACAAACTTTGTGATTGCCGGAAGTTCACCGCCAAAATCTTTAAACATTTGAACAAATGTCGGTACAACCTTTACCAATAGGAAAATAACAACAACTATTGCAATCAAGCCGACAGTAATTGGATAAGCGAGCGCTGAAACGACTTTTTGTTTTGTAAAATGCTGTTTCTCAAAATGGACGGCTAATCTTTCAAGCGTATCATCCATATTTCCTCCGGCTTCTCCGGCTTTAACCATATTGACAAACATGCTTGAAAAAATCTTTTTATGTTTGGCAGCTGCCTCTGAAAGCGGGTTTCCTTCCCGCAAGTCTTGTTCAATCGCAATCAGCGCTTTCTTTAACGCTTTACTTTCTGTCTGCTGCGCTAATATCGACGTGGCTTCAACGATAGGAACGCCTGCCTTTATCAGCGTTGAAAACTGGCGCAAATAGATGACAAAATCCTGCAGCTTAACCGGATTTCCGAACGTAATTTCCTTCGTCCACAACGTTTCGGGAATTTCATTCATTTCAAGAACTCGAATGCCTTTTTGTTTTAATTGAAGCACCGCTTCTCTCTTTGAGGCAGCTGTAATAATTCCTGATTTTTTCCCTTTTAGGTCTCGTCCGCTATATTTGTAACGAGGCATGTTAATTCACCTTTTCCAATAAATAAGGCATCGTTTCTTCAGCAGACACTTGGCCCGACTCAACAAGCTCTTTTATGCTCGTTGCAAGCGTATGCATTCCTTGGGCTCTTGATGTTTGCATGATGTTGACGATTTGGTGGATCTTCTCATTTCTGATTAAATTTGCAACTGCTGAATTGTTAAGTAAAATTTCAGTTGCGGCTTTTCGTCCTTTTTTGTCTGCTTTCAGAAATAAACGTTGAGAAATGATCGCCACAAGAACGGATGCAAGCTGAAATCTTATTTGGGCTTGCTGGGAAGGCGGAAATACATCGATAATTCTGTTAATTGTGTCCGGAGCACTAGCCGTATGTAGAGTACCAAACACAAGATGCCCTGTTTCCGCTGCAGTGATAGCAGTTTGAATCGTTTCAAGATCACGCATTTCTCCGACCATGATGACATCAGGATCCTGTCTGAGCGATGCCCTTAATCCGTTTGCAAAATTATTTGTATCAAATCCGACTTCCCTCTGGTCAATAATGCATGTCCCATGCTTATGCAAATATTCAATCGGATCTTCAAGGGTAATGATATGTTTTCGCATCGTTTGATTCATATGATTGATCATCGCTGCAAGTGTTGTCGATTTGCCGCTCCCAGTCGGTCCGGTGACAAGAACGAGCCCTTGAGGCTTTTCAGCAATTTTTGCAAGGACAGGCGGCAGTTCCAATTCCTGCAGTGTCGGAATTTTTGTCGGAACGATGCGAATGGCCATGGCAATGCACGACCTTTGAAAATACGCATTGATTCGAAAACGGGAAATTCCGGGAATGCCGTATGAGAAATCAAGCTCTCCTTTTTTCTTAAATTGTTCCCACATATTTTCCGGAATGATTGCTCTTGCCATACCTTCCGTATCGGAAGGTGCGAGCGGGTCCTTTCCATATCTTTTCAATTCGCCATGAATGCGGAAGACCGGCGGAACCCCGACGGTAAGATGAATATCTGAAGCTTTTAATTCAAAACCGGCACGAAGCAATAAATCAATTTTGTTTTTCATGGCTTGCACTCACTCCTAATCAGGGATGGCGACACGCAAAACTTCTTCTGTCGTCGTAATGCCCTGCTTCACTTTTAAGAGGCCGTCATCGATCAAAAAGATCGTTTTATTTTTTATCGCAAGTTCTCTTAATTTCGAAAAAGGTTCTCCATTCATAATGACTTTTCTCATGTCATCATCAACAACAAGTACTTCATGAATGGCGATCCTTCCTTTATAACCGGTCATATTGCAAGAAGCACACCCTCTGCCCCGCATCACTTTCTCAATCTTCAATCCCCGTCTTCCGAAAATTTCAATCTCCCGTTTAGTCGGAAGCTGCGTTTCCGCGCAATCTCGGCAAACTCTTCGGACGAGGCGCTGGGCTACAATGCCGTTTATTGAAGCAGCAACAAGGAATGGTTCGACTCCCATATCCAATAGCCTTGTTATTGAGCCTAAAGAATCATTTGTGTGCAATGTGCTGAGTACAAGATGACCTGTTAGAGACGCGCGAATCGCTACTTCAACCGTTTCTTTATCGCGAATTTCCCCGACCATAATGATATTCGGATCCTGCCGCAAAATCGCACGGAGCCCTTTAGCAAATGTCATCCCGACATTCGGGTTTACCTGGATTTGGTTTATGCCTTCGAGTTGGTATTCGACAGGGTCTTCAATGGTAATAATATTCACTTCTTCGCTGTTTAAACGGTTCAAGGCTGCATAGAGAGTGGATGATTTTCCTGAACCGGTAGGCCCGGTAATCAAAACAATCCCATTCGGTTTTTCAATCATTCCAATAAACCTGGCCAAGTTTACTTTGTTAAATCCCAGATTGTGAATGTTATTCAATGCGCTGCTGAGATCTAAGAGGCGCAAAACGATTTTCTCGCCATAAACGGTCGGCAGTGTGGATACCCTAAAATCAACAGGCTGAAAATCCAAATTCATCTTAAACCGCCCGTCCTGGGGAATGCGATGCTCCGTTATATCAAGATTCGCCATGATTTTAATTCTTGCTGTCAAAACACTTTGCATATGCTTTGGCAGAACACGTTCTGTTCGAAGTACACCATCAATTCTGTAGCGAATCGCGACTTTTGTCTCCTGCGGATCAATATGGATATCGCTCGCTTTCATCGCTGCGGCAGTCGATAAAATCTGATTAACGAGACGAACAACTGGTGAATCTTCATCAACAATTTTTACTTCTTCCACTTCCTGACCTGCCGGTTCGTCCGTTAACAGCTCCTCGAACCCCTCATCCATATCGTAGTACTTGTTGATCGCCCGAAGAATATCATCTTTCGTGGCAATTGCCGGTTCGATTTGAAAGCCGGTTGAAAGCCTTAAATCATCAATTGTGTAAAAGTCCATCGGGTCTGCCATAGCGATATACAGCTTTTCCCCGTCTTTCTTCAGCGGAATGATGAGGCTTCTTTTTGCGATTTCCTTTGGAACAATGTGAAAAAGCTTCGGATCAAAAGGATAACGATATAAACTTACATGAGGAATTCCAAGCTGAAACTCTAATACTTCAATCAATTGCTGTTCGGTAATATAACCCTGTTGAAGAAGCGCATCCCCTAGCTTTTGGTCTTTACTCTTTTCCTTAAGAGCGGTTTGCAGTTGTTCCTCTGTTATTAAACCTGCATCAACTAAGAGATCTCCCAGCCTTTTACGTGTTTGTTTCATAACAATCCCTGCTTTATTTCCTTTTATTTTTCAGTTTCGTTAGGTTTTCCCCTTAAATCGTTTTCCTTTTCTTTCACTTTATCTGTTTGATCTGACGTTTTTTCAACACTGCCGCTTTTTGGAACAGAAGGTTTCGTTGGCTTATCAGTATTTTCAGGT from Bacillus methanolicus MGA3 includes the following:
- a CDS encoding type II secretion system protein; translated protein: MLQKLGKRLKDQKGLTLIELLAVIVILGIIAAIAIPSIGGIIQKSREDGVKSDAIQVLNAAKTYVAANGIPTQPLTASDLKNYVDDPNLDSNYTVTVTSDGSSTTFKLNATKKVGNVTLTFNNATIKDIDADKGKGDRTIGSGS
- a CDS encoding type II secretion system F family protein, with the translated sequence MPRYKYSGRDLKGKKSGIITAASKREAVLQLKQKGIRVLEMNEIPETLWTKEITFGNPVKLQDFVIYLRQFSTLIKAGVPIVEATSILAQQTESKALKKALIAIEQDLREGNPLSEAAAKHKKIFSSMFVNMVKAGEAGGNMDDTLERLAVHFEKQHFTKQKVVSALAYPITVGLIAIVVVIFLLVKVVPTFVQMFKDFGGELPAITKFVLNSSEFMQKFWWLFILFFIACFIGIGMIRKNKNTKYYLDYFLLRIPIYGKMLQKAALARMTRTLSSLFASSVPILQAITIVENIVENEVIARVLRQSRESLEQGKSLTEPMRKHWAFPPLVSQMIVIGEESGSLDAMLAKVADFYEREVETTTDRLKSLIEPLMIVFLASIVGTIVTSIMVPMFEIYQHVG
- a CDS encoding type IV pilus twitching motility protein PilT; translated protein: MKNKIDLLLRAGFELKASDIHLTVGVPPVFRIHGELKRYGKDPLAPSDTEGMARAIIPENMWEQFKKKGELDFSYGIPGISRFRINAYFQRSCIAMAIRIVPTKIPTLQELELPPVLAKIAEKPQGLVLVTGPTGSGKSTTLAAMINHMNQTMRKHIITLEDPIEYLHKHGTCIIDQREVGFDTNNFANGLRASLRQDPDVIMVGEMRDLETIQTAITAAETGHLVFGTLHTASAPDTINRIIDVFPPSQQAQIRFQLASVLVAIISQRLFLKADKKGRKAATEILLNNSAVANLIRNEKIHQIVNIMQTSRAQGMHTLATSIKELVESGQVSAEETMPYLLEKVN
- a CDS encoding GspE/PulE family protein; its protein translation is MKQTRKRLGDLLVDAGLITEEQLQTALKEKSKDQKLGDALLQQGYITEQQLIEVLEFQLGIPHVSLYRYPFDPKLFHIVPKEIAKRSLIIPLKKDGEKLYIAMADPMDFYTIDDLRLSTGFQIEPAIATKDDILRAINKYYDMDEGFEELLTDEPAGQEVEEVKIVDEDSPVVRLVNQILSTAAAMKASDIHIDPQETKVAIRYRIDGVLRTERVLPKHMQSVLTARIKIMANLDITEHRIPQDGRFKMNLDFQPVDFRVSTLPTVYGEKIVLRLLDLSSALNNIHNLGFNKVNLARFIGMIEKPNGIVLITGPTGSGKSSTLYAALNRLNSEEVNIITIEDPVEYQLEGINQIQVNPNVGMTFAKGLRAILRQDPNIIMVGEIRDKETVEVAIRASLTGHLVLSTLHTNDSLGSITRLLDMGVEPFLVAASINGIVAQRLVRRVCRDCAETQLPTKREIEIFGRRGLKIEKVMRGRGCASCNMTGYKGRIAIHEVLVVDDDMRKVIMNGEPFSKLRELAIKNKTIFLIDDGLLKVKQGITTTEEVLRVAIPD